The Rhododendron vialii isolate Sample 1 chromosome 1a, ASM3025357v1 region GGATGAGCTGGTCcgtcggccaagccatgctcggcaccgagcatgttgtgggaccttcggcGGCTATCGAAACGATCGTATCCTCCTTCCCGAGCAGGTGTAGGGAATGGAGTATTAAAGAAGATGTAATTAGAGGAACCCTCGGCAAAAGGAACCCTCGGCCACGGTTActagatcacgctcggaatggaACGAGCCATTCTGCTCGGTCTGCTACAGACTTCACCGGTAAAACCATTTTCCGCTAAACCTAGTACACGTATCTGCGTAAGGTTCCCTAGAGATTTAGGAATAGAACCTCGTAATTTGCAACCTCCGACATACAAGTAATTCAAAGACTTGAGATAACTAATTGAGTCAGGTAGTTTTCCAGATAAACTCGTCATGCTGAGATGCAAGGATTTCAAAGACTTGAGATAGCCAATTGAATCGGGTAAACCCGAAGATATATTTACCCCAGAAAGGTCAAGTTCTTGTAACCGGGTCATGTTTTTTAGGAGAATTTTGAAATGGAGGGGTTCAAGTCTCAGTCTAGAATAATCACCAAGGTAACGAAGAAGTGAAAGATCAAGTGAAACCAGTTTGGACATGTAGCAGATTTCAGATGGGATTGTACCTGATAAAGCAGAATTGGATAGATTTAGATGTGTCAAACTTGCAAAGCTGCCAAATGCATATGAAATGCGAGAGCCGTTGAAGTCATTATAAGCCAGATTAAGCCGTGGCAGGTGAGAGAGTTGGGAAAGGCTGCTATTGGGATGGATTTTGCCATGGAGCTGGCTACAACTGAGATCAAGCCCAACCACGTGACCTGTCAACCCATCGCACGTGACCCCATCCCAATCGCAACAATCAGTTGCGTTCTCATCCCAAGACAAGGTCTTTGGAAATGAAGGAATACCAGAACGATAATGATCATCACATTCGGAAGAAGCACTGCTGTTTATAGTAAACATATGCTTAAATTGCAGCAGTGCAGACCTCTGGTCACGACGACACAAGGGGTGTGCAGAAGAAGCAAGAGCTGATGATGAAGAAGCAGCAACTTGATATTGCAAGAAACAGAGAAGGAACTGAAATAACCACGGTAATGCCCCCATTCTTCGTCAATATGAAAGAGTAACTACAGAttgagaaaaagaggaaagatgACCAGTGGCTTTGGGTGATTATGGCTTTGAGGGGAGATTATTGATTGCATAAGCAAATATTTGGAATTTCATTGACGCAAGACTTCCAAGTCAAGTCAATACCCTCCAAACTCTCAATTTCTAACTTTTAGTGGTTGTCCATGTCTGTTACGTACTCCCTTCGTCTCTAGTGTTCAAATTGATAATTACTACAATTTTTGACTaaaaatttttttcaaattttatctacTAACTAAAAGAACTCGATATTATCTGCTATatgttagaaaaaaaattcagtctattttttgataaaaatgcaTTATATAAAAATGCGTTTTGCTTTGTTGAAAATTGGATTCAACCAGGCAGCTGTGAACGACCGGAATCGACCTGAGTCAAGCAATGAATTACCAAATTAAGGTTTTTGTGAGTTGACCTGAGTCTTTTTTGAGTAGCAGCACTATTGTGACACACAAATGTACCCTATTCTGGATCCAGAAAAGTTATTCaagccattcattttgtttggtttatcgCGCAAGTGTATAAAATCACACTGATATATTAGATACCAATATAGGCATGAACCAACCATGTTTGtcttgaaaaaattaaagaCTAATATGAATTTAAGACAAAACTTCAAGATAATCAATCATGTGTTATTCGTGTCGCTACCCTATCTTGGATCAGAGTGATTTTTGGCACGGCTATTAAGAATTTGAGATGGGGCTCATTTATGCATCGCAGCAGGTCCCCCGTTAGAATTTAAGTagcttgatttttttcttgGACACAGAATTCTAACTAGGGGACATCATTTCCACAATTTAGCTTCTTCGAAACGTCCAAAAGATTGAAAATGACTTCGGCAATAGCGGTTTCAAACGATGATGCCAATCTTGAACATCTTCTGAACCATTGCAGACTTTACCGGTTAATAATTGATGCCAATTGAAGTACTAtcaatttatttgaaataaGTAGATGGTTGCATTTAATATGCCTAATCTAATATATCTATGGCCGTGGGTGGAGCCGAACCCTTCTAGGGGACCGACCAAAGGTGCACGCGGGGCTCCCTGCAGGTCTCGCATAGATGattcgagccattcaataattttgtaCCCGcgaaaaaatcagcttaatttcGATACGTGTAAGTGCTCTATCTaatcttccaatttttcattcatattaTATCCACCAtgagtttggattttaaaagatGAAATCTATCCACAGTCAAAGTCTTGGTAAAAATATCAGCTACTTGAGCAGAGGAACCAATGTGATGAACAGAGATGAGTTTACTGAGAACCTTCTCACGGATTAAATGGTAATCAACCTCCTCATGTTTAGTGCGTGCATGAAAGATAGGATTGGTAGCTTAAGCCATCGCTGACTGGTTATCACACCATAGCAAATGAGGTGTAGAAGTAGGAACTTTCAGATCAAGGAGTAATTGATGTACCCATGTGATGTCAGCTGTTGCTTGAGCCAATGCTCTGTATTTGGCCTCTGTTGATGATCTATCAACTGTAGGTTGCCTCTTAGCACTCCAGGAAATTAAGTTGGGGCCCAAAAACAGACAATAACCAGATGTGGACCTTCTATCTACACTGTCCCCAGCCCAGTCGGCATCCGAATAAGCAGTGAGATTTAAAGGCCCTGGAATGTAGTATAATCCTTGGCAAATTAAGACTGCCCTTGATATACTGTAGAATCCGTTTAACCGCAACGAAATGGCTCTGCTTTGGTGCATGCATGTGCTGATAGGTCAGATtaacagaaaaagaaatttttggtCTAGTAAGTGTAAGATACTGTAAAGATCCTACAATGGTTCTGAACCAAGACTGATCTGGAAATGGCAAATCTGGATCAAGGAGAAGAGGTTTAGCTGATGTAGGAGACAAACTTGGTTTGCAATCTTGCATGCCAGCCTTAACAAGAAGATCTGATGCATACTTGGACTGACAAAGGATCAAATTTTTCCCATGACGGTGTATCTCAATTCCCATAAAGTAACTAAGTTGGCCAAGGTCTTTCATAACAAACCGTGTACTCAATAGATCAATAAGCTTGGAAATGAAAACATCATTATTTCCAGTAATCAAGATGTCATCCACATACACAAGAACCAAGGTAATATCAGAAGTAGATGTATGAACAAACAATGATGTATCCGCTGTGCTATTATTAAAGCCCTGTTGAAGGAGAAAACTTGAAAACATTGAGAACCATGCTCGGGGGGCCTGTCGTAATCCATATAAAGCCTTCTTAAGTTTACAAACAAAATGAGGATTACTGACATCCTTATAACCCTGTGGTTGTCTCATAAAGACTTCTTCCTCAATTACACCATGTAAAAATGAATTTGAAACATCTAACTGACATATGGACCAGTTATGATGAAGAGCCAAAGACAACACCACACGAATGGTTGGTTGTTTGATGACAGGACTAAAGGTTTCAGTGAAATCAAGACCCTCAAACTGTTGATTGCCATTTGCCACTAGTCTGGCGTTATATCTAGCTATTGAACCATCAGAGTGCTTCTTAATCTTAAAAATCCATTGGCAACCAATGATGTTAGCATTAGAAGGAGGTGGGACAAGAGACCACGTACCCTGTTTAACCAAGGCACGAAACTCTTCTGCCATAGCTTGCTGCCAAACTGAATATTTGACTGCCTCATAAAAGGAAGTAGGTTCAGCTGTGGGTTGATCAGAAGGAAGAAAAACATTCAAACTCAATTGATGCTTCGGCTTAAAAATACCATTTTTAGATCTAGTATTCATAGAATGACCAGTAGGAGCAGACTGTAAAAGGTAGCATTGTAGGTGTTGGTAGTCTCATGTCCAGTTGCTGAACAGGCTCAAAAACTGCATAAGGTGAAACTATAGGATTTGAAACAGAAGAAACAGGTGATGACACTACAGAAGGAGAAGGAATGGGAACAGAAATAGTAACTGGTATAGGAGAAGATTGAGAGGGAAACATAGGTACAAGAAGTAAAGGTAAGGGGGAAGAAGATGGAGCAGGAGAAGAAATAGGATCAGAAACAGAAATAACCAAATCACTAAAATAAGTAAGAGGTATATCAAGACCAGAAAAAACAGATGTAGAATGAGATTGATGTGCTTCTGATGTAGTCATAGAGGATAAGAATTCATAAGGAAAATCTGATTCAACAAACTTCACATGTCGAGAAATGTACACTTTAGTGCTAACAGGATCATAACACCTATACCCTTTAGTATGATCACAGTATCCTAGAAAAACACAAGTTTTGGATTTAGCATCAAGTTTATGAGAAGTATAAGGTTTGAGCTAAGGATAACAAGCACAACCGAAAGGTTTTAAGAACAAATAATCAAGGTTTACATGAAACAAGAGTGTAAAAGGGACTTGAAAATTGAGAGAAGTATGAGGCAATCGATTTAAACTGTTGTGGTTAAAGCTTCTAGCCAAAATTGAATTGGAAGCTTACTTTGTAAGAGAAGAGTAACAGTGGTTTCAATAAGATGACAATgctttctctctactactccattttgttccGGAGTATGAGGACAAGTGGTTTGATGAATTATACCAGCAGATAAGAACAAATGACGCAAGAAAAGATTGATAAATTCACCCCCATTATCATTTCTAACAGTTTGTATGGTGATATTAAATTGAGTAGAAACaaagcactacaagaaaaaatatgtttagtgacgaaaaagtggcgacaaaatttaatttcgttgctaaatgagtatatttggcgacaaaaaaataaattcgtcactgttttgataacttccttgacgaaattattttgtcaccaattataactatttagcgacgaaaaagatatttttgtcaccaaaggctcttatttggcgacgaaataaaattttcgtcaccaaaagagtaaaaaaggagacgaaattattttttgtcaccaaagataactattcggtgatggaaaaaatattttgtcgccaaatgaaccaatttggcgacgaaaaatattttcgtcttctttttacgttttcagtgacgaaaaatttatcctttggtgacgaaatttatgaattacgctttgtcaccaaatatatttcgggcataactctttgctcagaactccgattgagataatttaaattgggtttggacaataacataaagagctacgactttcatgtttattaaaattgctaattttaatgtttaatagctCAAAATgccattcaaaatatattttaatgttcaatgtatgtgttatatattagatatttcaaaaatatgctgaaaagtttgtgtggtgtagttggttaaaacTTGCGTGgaaaacttaggagactcgggttcgaaaccccgcaggagcaagaaagtgagatttttttcacatatcaagaatgtctttcgcgacgaaaaattGTCATATTTGACGAgtcaaagggaataatttgtgacgaaattttttgtcatcaaaaaagcacaataggtgacgaagaaaatttcgtcaccaagtcatttttccgtgatgaaaaatttcgtcaccaaaaggcactataggtgacgaaaaatagatttcgtcaccaggtagaaatcctcgacaacctttagttgacaaatttttttcatcacctatattatttgtgacgaaaaacatacaatttgcgacgattttcattcgtcacccaatgcaatttttcttgtagtgaaggCTTTAAATTCTGCTATGGTATGTTTCACTTGTGACTTGTAATGTAAAGGAAATAACCAAGAATAACGAGTGAAATCATCCATAACCAGAAGATAGTATCTAAATCCTTTATTTGAAGGAATTGGGGATGGTCCCTATACATCCATATGAATCAACTGAAAAAGAGCAGTGGTGTGAGAAACAGAAAGAGGAATTTGTAACTTCTGACTCTTGGCCTTATTACAACTAGAGCAATTAACTTCCAAAGGTTTTGAAATAGGAAGAGAGTATTGCTTTATTAGAGactgaaaaagagagagactagGATGGCCAAGCCTTCTGTGCCACATTATAGCAGTGTCACTGGAACTGTGAAGGACAGTAGGAACAAATCTAGACTCAGAGAAGTTCAGAATAGGATATAGGCCCTGATTGCATGGTCCCTTGTAGAGAACTTTGTGGGTTATCTTGTCCCGAATGACAAGACCAgtggaataaaaaataagagagCAATTGTTATCCTTGGAGAATTGGTAAACAGAAATGACATTATGAGTAATATTAGGAGTATGCATAATATGGGGTAGAAGAAACTGAGCATGAGGAATGGGTAACAAACCCTTACCTGTGTGAGCAACTGGAAGAGAATTACCATTACCTACAAGAACCCCATCAGGCATGCTTGAAGGTTGAGGATTTTGAATGTTCTAAAGATTATGTGTCACGTGATTTGTAGCTCCACTATCAAAGACCAATGCTGTGGTGTAGTAGGAAAGGAATGAGCAGGACCAAAATAGCTAGTGAATACTGCAAGTGGAGCAAAAGAATAATCCACATTCTGAGGGGGAAATTGACCAACATATCTAGCAAAAGATGGTCTAGGTGATTCAAGTTTGGGGTGTAAACCATTGTAAGAGAACTGTGGTGCTGCAGGTGTTGGAAGAGGTCTTGAATAAGAGACAGGTTGCATAGGCATGCCAGTGGAAAATTGCTGTGTATAGGGAGGATAATACTGCTGAGAACCTCCTCTCCATTGATAAGACTGATAAGGATCATAAGAAAATTGTGAAGGAAATGGTGGTGGATACTGAGAAGGTTTGTAGTAACAATAGTTGGTAGTATGATTTGATTTCCCACAAATATCACATGGAGGCCTTGGACCTCTGCCTCCTCTTCCTCTAGAAAGCCTCTAAACTGATTTCTAAAGTACTGAGACTGTGAATAATGCTGTGAGGGAATTTGAGGCATAAACTGTTGTGATTGAGGCATAAACCATTGCGTCCCAGATTGAAAAGATGGGACAACCTGTGGTGATGAGGAATGAGAAGTTGTTCCTTGATGATACTAACTTGGCATAGAACCTGATTGTGCATTAAACACTGATTGAGATGTAGATTCAGAATGTTGAGGCTGTGATGACTGATCATGAGACTGTGATGTCTGAGCATGAGTAGTAACTAAGACACTTGTTTTCTCTATATCAGTAGATGTATCCTTAGCCATGTCTATATCCTCACCATTCAGAATAGAGACTAAGTCATCAAAAGTAAAGGTATCTATTCCCCTGGTCCTTACTGTAGTCTTAAAACCCCGAAAATCTTCATTGGACAGACCATGAAGAGTATGGAAAACCAAATCCTCTTCACTCAGAGGATTTCCTGCTGCAACCATTTCTGAGAGTAGTCTTTGATCTTATCAACATAGGCATCTAATGTGGAAGTCTCCGTATGATTAAAGAGCTTACACTGAATTTCATGAACATGCGTTTTTGATCGGGAATTATAACGATTTGCCAAGGACACCCAAACTTGATGAACATTATCAAACCCTAACACATATGGCAGAGTGGATTGAGCAAGAGATGCAGTTAAGCAGGAAAGCAATTGACAGTCTACCAATTTCCATTTGGCATAAGCAGGATTCGATATTTGACTACCTTCAGTTCCAGAGATCTGAAGCGGAGGTTTTGAAAACGATCCATCAAGGTAACCATAAAAGCCATTCGCAATCATAACATTCTGGACTTACATCTTCCATAAGAGAAAATTTGTGCCGTCTAACTTGATATTAACAAGAGAATGAAAATTCGAAACTAAGAAAGCTAAGGAAGCAGGAATGGTTACTTCTATGGCAGCCATGGAAGCTTAAGAAATACCAGAGAAAGCGAAGGAAGAATTGTTGAAATCTAAAGCAAAAAGTTGAAATCGGAAGCAGATCGACCTTGCAAAATCAAATCTGGAGCAGAAACGATGTTGAAGAAACAGGATCAAAGCAAATCGGACTCGCGTCgcatggctttgataccatatagaaaagcaaaaaactGATGTAAAACCTAAGAAAGAATGTAGAGAAAGAAATGTCGAAGCTTTTTCCTAACTTGATTGATTGAATCTGAAGATTACAAGAGGGTTTATCTGCTAACTG contains the following coding sequences:
- the LOC131327949 gene encoding receptor-like protein Cf-9; protein product: MGALPWLFQFLLCFLQYQVAASSSSALASSAHPLCRRDQRSALLQFKHMFTINSSASSECDDHYRSGIPSFPKTLSWDENATDCCDWDGVTCDGLTGHVVGLDLSCSQLHGKIHPNSSLSQLSHLPRLNLAYNDFNGSRISYAFGSFASLTHLNLSNSALSGTIPSEICYMSKLVSLDLSLLRYLGDYSRLRLEPLHFKILLKNMTRLQELDLSGVNISSGLPDSIGYLKSLKSLHLSMTSLSGKLPDSISYLKSLNYLYVGGCKLRGSIPKSLGNLTQIRVLGLAENGFTGEVCSRPSRMARSIPSVI